From one Magnolia sinica isolate HGM2019 chromosome 18, MsV1, whole genome shotgun sequence genomic stretch:
- the LOC131233333 gene encoding uncharacterized protein LOC131233333 produces the protein MDFNSLPRKDLQILCKKNNIRANMTNAAMADALQALDTIEGIEDIQQPTMPETAPVLPESPKRTAVRSTDPPRTCGRTSNRRKPIKDLANPIEDGLKYPAESPMPSAPRTLRGAAAKASTARRRTGKEDQEKEEHVDLPEILAENNRSEMPKTPTTGNGRKRATAATSVRWDNETHIKEEKENENRTAVGLRTYSTRRSSRLSEKKMQEEAPSTRKSRGRKAAVKIASLSVESDDSEKESKEGFEKSDVQEDEQGASINHGSEDRDQDLALEDAATVIPVQDVSGGNRVGVLDSSPRTESSESEKFVEEVLELKNEESDAHPTESFAAEDDAPAVISVEEASSDNHVAVPESSLPTESCNLESEKFIEEDVELREKAIESENSDEDPTESSDTEDDVAAPDGNQAAVLEFSSPTESCNLESEKFIEDVELREKAIESEHPTESSDAEDDVAAPDGNQAAVLEFSSPTESCNLESEKCDPDPSMDSSVVENQMLEREESDVDADRDWCLKDATNEVPGDADLESLASHLVENQVVQFPGDVDLESLVSLLVENLTLESGKCNPDSDASSENSTGNITENQVSESEICDAVEDMGLKSSSDTEIFVEDNNESGNGMTDPSLPSENLNLEYENCDPDADSGLDLGVENAKDFFQDDFPPKNPIEGNNSGTETMAADQILNSEIFNGNTDQDTKLKSIIISAVENLVVEGPENPKHGSDAIPYPHENPNMPATEIDGELPTSDHAVSQTPMTLRSNRADASDSGKMSGNKSKSLRLSNKKRTPITSKILEDADKENSGKLLGNKSNQSLRLSLSNKKWTPIKGKVLENADKENNNVGGDSGKRKPKEFGSLRKVMTAVVEDVNKGEDRRQRSLDKKSLRRLKIMLKEKIIGNANNELLQKRSALQTLTENCLLGNGDN, from the exons ATGGATTTCAACAGCCTTCCAAGGAAAGATCTCCAGATCCTCTGCAAGAAGAACAACATCCGGGCAAACATGACCAATGCCGCCATGGCTGACGCGCTCCAAGCTCTCGACACG ATCGAAGGAATTGAAGATATTCAACAGCCGACCATGCCCGAAACTGCGCCTGTTCTTCCCGAATCTCCCAAAAGAACAGCTGTAAGATCGACGGATCCTCCGCGTACCTGTGGCAGAACATCAAATCGGAGAAAACCCATTAAAGATTTGGCCAATCCAATTGAAGATGGACTGAAATATCCGGCAGAGAGCCCGATGCCGTCTGCTCCACGGACTCTCCGAGGAGCGGCTGCGAAGGCTTCGACAGCACGGAGAAGAACAGGGAAAGAAGATCAAGAAAAAGAGGAGCATGTCGATTTGCCGGAGATACTGGCGGAAAATAACAGATCGGAAATGCCCAAAACGCCCACGACAGGCAACGGCCGGAAAAGGGCAACGGCTGCCACTTCGGTTCGGTGGGACAACGAAACCCACATCaaggaagaaaaggagaatgaAAATCGGACAGCTGTTGGTTTACGAACTTACAGCACGAGACGGTCTTCAAGGTTGTCTGAGAAGAAGATGCAAGAAGAAGCCCCATCGACTCGGAAGAGCAGAGGAAGGAAAGCAGCCGTCAAGATCGCATCGTTATCGGTAGAATCTGATGATTCTGAGAAGGAATCGAAAGAGGGTTTTGAGAAATCTGATGTTCAAGAGGATGAGCAAG GAGCATCAATCAATCATGGCAGCGAGGATCGTGATCAAGATCTGGCTTTGGAAGATGCTGCCACTGTTATTCCTGTGCAAGATGTTTCCGGTGGAAATCGAGTCGGTGTTCTTGATTCTTCTCCTCGGACGGAATCCTCAGAAAGTGAAAAATTCGTCGAAGAAGTTTTAGAACTGAAAAATGAAGAATCTGATGCACATCCAACTGAATCATTTGCTGCGGAGGATGATGCGCCTGCTGTTATTTCGGTGGAAGAAGCTTCCAGTGACAATCACGTTGCTGTTCCGGAATCTTCTCTTCCAACGGAATCCTGCAATCTGGAAAGTGAGAAATTCATTGAAGAAGATGTAGAACTGAGAGAAAAAGCAATTGAAAGTGAAAACTCTGATGAAGATCCAACTGAATCATCCGACACAGAGGATGATGTGGCCGCACCCGATGGCAATCAAGCAGCTGTTCTGGAATTTTCTTCTCCAACTGAATCCTGCAATCTGGAAAGCGAGAAATTCATTGAAGATGTAGAACTGAGAGAAAAAGCAATTGAAAGTGAACATCCAACTGAATCATCCGACGCAGAGGATGATGTGGCCGCACCCGATGGCAATCAAGCAGCTGTTCTGGAATTTTCTTCTCCAACAGAATCCTGCAATCTGGAAAGCGAAAAATGCGATCCAGATCCTTCGATGGATTCATCTGTTGTGGAGAATCAGATGCTGGAGCGTGAAGAAAGCGATGTAGATGCAGATCGAGATTGGTGTCTGAAAGATGCGACCAATGAGGTCCCTGGAGACGCCGATCTGGAATCTTTGGCTTCACATCTCGTGGAGAATCAGGTCGTTCAGTTCCCTGGAGATGTCGATCTGGAATCTTTGGTTTCACTTCTCGTGGAGAATCTAACGCTGGAGTCTGGAAAATGCAATCCAGATTCAGATGCTTCCAGTGAAAATTCCACTGGAAACATCACTGAAAATCAGGTTTCAGAGTCTGAAATTTGTGATGCAGTTGAGGATATGGGTTTGAAATCTTCTTCTGATACAGAGATTTTCGTGGAAGATAATAACGAATCTGGCAATGGTATGACAGATCCCTCATTGCCATCAGAAAATCTGAATCTGGAGTATGAGAATTGCGATCCAGATGCTGATTCAGGTCTTGATCTGGGTGTGGAAAATGCCAAGGACTTCTTTCAGGATGATTTTCCTCCCAAGAATCCGATTGAAGGCAACAATTCCGGCACAGAAACGATGGCTGCTGATCAGATTCTGAACTCTGAAATTTTCAATGGGAACACCGATCAAGATACCAAACTAAAGAGCATTATCATCTCCGCAGTAGAAAATCTAGTGGTTGAAGGTCCGGAAAATCCAAAACACGGTTCTGATGCTATACCATATCCGCATGAGAATCCCAATATGCCGGCTACTGAGATTGACGGAGAGCTTCCGACCAGTGATCATGCTGTGAGTCAGACTCCGATGACTTTGAGGTCTAACAGAGCTGATGCATCAGATTCCGGCAAAATGTCGGGAAATAAGAGCAAGTCTCTGAGGCTGTCGAATAAGAAACGGACGCCGATCACAAGCAAGATTTTGGAGGATGCTGACAAGGAGAATTCTGGGAAATTGTTGGGTAATAAGAGCAATCAGTCTCTGAGGCTGAGCTTGTCGAATAAGAAATGGACGCCGATCAAGGGCAAGGTTTTGGAGAATGCTGACAAGGAGAATAACAATGTGGGCGGGGACAGTGGAAAAAGGAAACCGAAGGAGTTTGGGAGCTTGAGGAAGGTGATGACTGCTGTGGTTGAAGACGTGAATAAGGGCGAGGACAGAAGACAGAGATCATTAGACAAGAAGAGCTTGAGGCGGCtgaagattatgttgaaagaaaAGATCATTGGAAATGCCAACAATGAG TTGTTGCAGAAGAGATCTGCTCTGCAGACGCTGACTGAGAACTGTTTGTTGGGCAATGGAGACAATTGA